From Desulfurellaceae bacterium, a single genomic window includes:
- a CDS encoding bifunctional nuclease family protein yields the protein MSRRRCPQGFSFSSLGSALSSGVRCVVLGGLLSLPLSACHAADGTEPAMVQVTVKRIGFDPVSRSPVVLLLDEAQTRMMPIWVGVAEARAIELELRGHPVSRPLTHDLLKNILVQVGVDFDKVVVSELKDSTYYARIHLTTAGQPLEIDSRPSDAIALALRFERPIFVARSLLETALPVDPERPQSAAVDDPRNVRSRGVTVQNISEELARVFRLPGTRGVLVADVETSATAQGHLRRGDIILTIAGKTVRNIRDFQTRMGEEHGQDVSMQIHRDGQILGVVLPTTVP from the coding sequence ATGAGCAGGCGCAGGTGTCCCCAAGGCTTTTCTTTTTCCTCCCTCGGGTCGGCGCTCAGCTCTGGTGTGCGGTGTGTGGTGTTGGGCGGCCTGCTGAGTTTGCCGCTCAGCGCCTGCCACGCGGCCGATGGGACCGAGCCGGCCATGGTCCAGGTCACGGTCAAGCGGATCGGCTTTGACCCCGTCTCCCGCTCGCCGGTCGTCCTCCTGCTGGACGAGGCTCAGACCCGGATGATGCCGATCTGGGTCGGCGTGGCTGAGGCCCGGGCGATTGAGCTTGAGCTGCGCGGACACCCCGTTTCGCGGCCGCTGACCCACGATCTGCTGAAGAACATCCTGGTTCAGGTTGGCGTTGATTTCGACAAAGTGGTTGTCAGCGAGCTGAAAGACAGCACCTACTACGCCCGTATCCATCTGACCACGGCCGGTCAGCCGCTTGAGATTGACAGCCGTCCCAGCGATGCGATTGCCCTGGCGCTGCGCTTCGAGCGGCCGATTTTTGTTGCCCGCAGCCTGCTCGAGACAGCCCTGCCGGTCGACCCCGAGCGGCCGCAAAGCGCGGCCGTGGACGATCCAAGGAACGTGCGCAGCCGTGGGGTGACCGTCCAGAACATCAGCGAGGAGCTGGCCCGCGTGTTCCGGCTGCCGGGCACCCGCGGCGTCCTGGTCGCCGATGTTGAGACGAGTGCGACCGCTCAGGGGCATCTGCGTCGTGGCGACATCATTTTGACTATCGCCGGCAAGACGGTGAGGAACATCAGGGATTTCCAGACCAGGATGGGAGAAGAGCACGGCCAGGACGTCTCCATGCAGATCCACCGTGACGGCCAGATCCTGGGCGTCGTTCTGCCGACTACCGTGCCCTAG
- a CDS encoding nuclear transport factor 2 family protein, which produces MSSVLEDKEAIRDLLTRYCLHIDAGRYEEWVGCFTPDGVFDSPILGRWQGADKLRQFTQRYREWTGAHQPRHCVMNVLIEVEGERASAECYLLMTHAAEGKTELVISGRYEDQIAKIDGQWLFKERKVLPDTRPAV; this is translated from the coding sequence ATGTCAAGCGTATTAGAGGACAAAGAAGCGATCCGCGATCTGCTGACCAGATATTGTCTCCATATTGACGCCGGCCGCTATGAGGAGTGGGTCGGTTGTTTTACCCCGGACGGAGTTTTCGACAGTCCGATTCTGGGTCGCTGGCAGGGCGCGGACAAGCTGCGGCAGTTCACCCAGCGCTACCGGGAGTGGACCGGGGCGCACCAGCCGCGTCACTGTGTGATGAACGTGCTGATCGAGGTCGAGGGCGAGCGGGCCAGCGCCGAGTGTTACCTGCTGATGACCCACGCCGCAGAGGGCAAGACCGAGCTGGTCATCTCCGGCCGTTACGAGGATCAAATCGCAAAGATTGACGGGCAGTGGCTGTTCAAGGAACGTAAGGTTCTGCCCGATACGCGTCCTGCGGTCTGA
- a CDS encoding LLM class F420-dependent oxidoreductase, with translation MKLGIEMFATDYAIRPDELAVACEERGFESVWFPEHTHIPTSRKSPFPGGGDLPQEYSHTHDLFVALMAAAAVTSTIKVGSGICLAMERDPITMAKEVASVDQLSNGRLIFGIGGGWNAEEMENHGTPFKKRWKVLREKIEAMKEIWTKEAAEYHGEFVDFDPIWSYPKPVQQPNPPIVLGSHTSNGLDRVVRYCDGWIPNARRYQDIPGIIADLHDRARKAGRKPDSISISLLGAPNEEDTLKEYRDMGVERAIFFVPPVEKEKMLPILDEHASLIAKVA, from the coding sequence ATGAAACTCGGGATCGAAATGTTTGCCACCGATTATGCGATCCGCCCGGATGAGCTGGCCGTGGCCTGTGAAGAGCGGGGCTTTGAGTCGGTCTGGTTTCCGGAACATACCCATATTCCGACCAGCCGCAAATCGCCGTTTCCCGGCGGCGGGGACCTGCCCCAGGAGTACTCGCACACCCACGATCTGTTTGTCGCCCTGATGGCTGCGGCGGCCGTGACCAGCACCATCAAGGTCGGCAGCGGGATCTGCCTGGCCATGGAACGCGACCCCATCACCATGGCCAAAGAGGTCGCCTCGGTCGATCAGCTGTCTAACGGGCGCCTGATCTTCGGCATCGGCGGGGGCTGGAACGCCGAGGAGATGGAGAACCACGGCACGCCGTTCAAGAAACGCTGGAAGGTGTTGCGCGAAAAGATTGAGGCGATGAAGGAGATCTGGACCAAGGAAGCGGCCGAGTATCATGGCGAGTTTGTCGATTTTGATCCGATCTGGAGCTACCCCAAGCCGGTTCAGCAGCCGAATCCGCCCATCGTGCTGGGCTCGCACACATCCAACGGCCTCGACCGGGTGGTGCGCTACTGCGACGGCTGGATTCCCAACGCCCGTCGCTATCAGGACATTCCGGGCATTATCGCCGACCTGCATGACCGCGCCCGCAAGGCCGGCCGCAAGCCCGACAGCATCTCCATCTCACTCCTGGGCGCTCCCAACGAGGAAGATACCCTCAAGGAGTACCGGGACATGGGTGTGGAGCGGGCCATCTTTTTCGTGCCGCCGGTGGAAAAGGAGAAAATGCTGCCCATCCTCGACGAGCACGCCAGCCTGATCGCCAAAGTCGCCTGA
- a CDS encoding LLM class flavin-dependent oxidoreductase, which yields MHEPKFGIFLPTGDFAAAKKAALRAESEGFYSVSINDHFFSPLGLPQTPQLESMTTLTAVAAVTERIRLVPSVVAASFRTPPMLAKITSTLDQVSQGRLTLGLGAGWKQDEYEAHGYPYPSNAERLEQLAETVQVLKAMWTQAEPTFAGRYFSIRKAYNNPRPVQKPHPPLMLGGSGSGLLKIAVAEADLLNIIPPIFNGKDFVNDPVMTVKFDTPYLKRRLDMLHGYLEAAGREPQDLELSALLLVHLSHDPADPALEKTATRLGFPDVDTALRSPLLLMGTPDKVKRDLQTRIEELGFSYHIVIPASAESHELFVKEVMPAFVG from the coding sequence ATGCACGAGCCCAAGTTTGGCATATTCTTACCCACCGGAGACTTTGCGGCTGCCAAGAAGGCGGCCCTGCGGGCCGAGAGCGAGGGATTTTATTCGGTTTCGATCAACGATCATTTCTTCAGCCCCCTGGGTCTACCCCAAACCCCCCAGCTGGAGAGCATGACCACCCTGACTGCGGTGGCCGCGGTGACCGAACGCATCCGTCTGGTGCCGTCGGTGGTGGCCGCTTCGTTTCGTACGCCCCCGATGCTGGCCAAGATCACCTCGACCCTCGACCAGGTCAGTCAGGGTCGCCTGACGCTCGGCCTGGGCGCGGGCTGGAAGCAGGACGAGTACGAGGCGCACGGCTACCCGTACCCGTCCAACGCCGAACGCTTAGAGCAGCTGGCCGAGACCGTACAGGTGCTCAAGGCCATGTGGACCCAGGCCGAGCCCACGTTTGCAGGCCGCTATTTTTCGATTCGGAAGGCGTACAACAACCCGCGTCCAGTTCAAAAACCCCACCCGCCGCTGATGCTCGGCGGCTCGGGCAGCGGCCTACTCAAAATCGCCGTGGCCGAAGCCGACCTGCTGAATATCATTCCCCCGATCTTCAACGGCAAGGATTTTGTGAACGACCCGGTGATGACCGTCAAGTTCGACACCCCATATCTGAAACGCCGCCTCGACATGTTGCACGGCTATCTGGAAGCGGCCGGGCGTGAGCCGCAGGACCTTGAGCTGAGCGCCCTGCTGCTGGTCCACCTGAGCCATGACCCGGCTGACCCGGCCCTGGAAAAAACCGCGACCCGCTTAGGTTTTCCTGATGTCGATACGGCGCTCCGCTCGCCCCTGCTGCTGATGGGTACCCCGGATAAGGTCAAGCGTGACCTCCAGACCCGGATTGAGGAGTTGGGTTTCAGCTACCATATTGTCATCCCGGCCTCGGCCGAGTCTCACGAGCTGTTTGTCAAGGAAGTCATGCCCGCGTTTGTGGGCTGA
- a CDS encoding DUF1329 domain-containing protein, with the protein MTFATLRRFTLSAFFLSLCLLAESRRVEAAPQAQSSPKTWKAVAELSAAERARIDLSSHTPRHPEIPYLPAEAYPFQPPYTAEEMGYRASEFPHSPRWSCVHADVIASINSWGHLLEQSNVVVLVAHRKPEGLVGELYHTKPGEHFVTSLGQYSGPAQRYGSQNLSLRYRVDKDFTKKIDMFIYTPSLRRVRRQPQPRRADRFPNMAFTFDDGFGRDSWEWSWRILGTDVLFETVRFPHTRQTITLADDTNSFRQIPTPQLKMMGDRYPFYTPDGGVECYVVEARAREDWLPDYYAPKIVYWLDKHFFYPLRIEEYDPEGRLIFIETRIADLLNPALGEHGYGMLIDVYWDLTIDLLTYSAHDGHRVRAWTDEDRQTYFNPDFMRRVWFIDEVKSQAGINTPDEFCLRPALDVEKFPTERTIVLSPELQARVDAQEAAGRLVFDSQPQTDE; encoded by the coding sequence ATGACGTTTGCCACGCTCAGACGCTTCACGCTCAGCGCGTTCTTCCTGAGTCTGTGCCTGCTTGCCGAGAGCCGACGGGTTGAGGCGGCACCCCAGGCCCAGTCCTCTCCGAAGACCTGGAAGGCGGTCGCCGAGCTGTCGGCGGCTGAGCGCGCCCGCATCGACCTCTCAAGCCACACCCCCCGGCATCCCGAGATTCCCTACCTGCCGGCCGAGGCGTATCCGTTTCAACCTCCGTATACGGCCGAGGAGATGGGCTATCGGGCCAGCGAGTTTCCGCACTCGCCGCGCTGGTCGTGCGTCCATGCCGACGTGATCGCCTCGATCAACAGCTGGGGACACCTGTTGGAGCAGAGCAATGTGGTGGTCCTGGTCGCCCACCGCAAACCCGAGGGGCTGGTCGGCGAGCTGTATCACACCAAGCCGGGCGAGCACTTTGTGACCTCGCTAGGTCAGTACTCAGGCCCGGCCCAGCGCTACGGCAGCCAGAACCTGTCGCTACGCTACCGGGTCGATAAAGATTTCACCAAGAAGATCGACATGTTCATCTACACCCCCTCGCTACGGCGCGTCCGCCGCCAGCCCCAACCCCGGCGGGCGGATCGCTTTCCGAATATGGCGTTCACCTTTGACGACGGGTTTGGGCGCGACAGCTGGGAGTGGTCGTGGCGTATTCTGGGCACCGACGTGCTGTTCGAGACGGTCCGTTTTCCGCACACTCGTCAGACCATCACCCTGGCCGACGACACCAACAGCTTTCGGCAGATCCCCACCCCGCAGCTCAAAATGATGGGCGACCGCTACCCCTTCTACACCCCGGACGGCGGCGTAGAGTGCTATGTGGTCGAAGCCCGGGCACGTGAGGACTGGCTACCGGACTATTACGCGCCCAAGATCGTGTACTGGCTCGATAAGCATTTTTTCTACCCGTTGCGGATCGAGGAGTATGACCCCGAGGGCAGGCTGATCTTTATCGAAACCCGGATTGCCGACCTGCTCAACCCGGCCCTGGGCGAGCACGGCTACGGCATGCTGATCGATGTGTACTGGGACCTGACGATTGACCTGCTGACCTACTCGGCCCACGACGGCCACCGGGTACGAGCATGGACGGACGAGGACCGCCAGACCTATTTCAACCCGGATTTCATGCGCCGGGTGTGGTTTATCGACGAGGTCAAGAGCCAGGCCGGGATCAACACGCCGGACGAGTTCTGCCTGCGTCCGGCCCTGGATGTCGAGAAGTTCCCGACCGAGCGCACGATTGTCCTGTCCCCCGAACTCCAGGCCCGCGTCGACGCCCAGGAGGCTGCCGGACGGCTCGTCTTCGACAGCCAGCCGCAGACGGACGAGTGA
- a CDS encoding amidohydrolase: MHIIDVDSHFIVNKGLDGSPLRVEILPDGGHLIEFSRAQLDIAPPQGRVPRPGKPALEVRTYWDLDRRLDDLDREGINQQVLIFHTSHLFYGADAQVAVQTARRFNDGVAEMISSCRAPGRYLGAVHLPLQDPQAAADEAERAIKELHMPAVVIGTNVRGKNLDLPEFWPFFARMNDLQAPIIVHSDGLSPFQTHIAAGERLGWAERSPFAGDYPVWWMLGHPFEHMIAIARIIYSGLLDRYPNLRFIFEEGNVGYAIYLFDRLESGWEFGEQLFGPRVHLKPPKKRPLEYLEHFHWAVESEDSMIGEVIKRWGAERILFSTDYPHPDSPWPDSVKEMQEAITFCSAEDQAKVLGGNAARLLGV, from the coding sequence ATGCACATCATTGATGTTGACAGTCACTTTATTGTGAACAAGGGCCTTGATGGCAGTCCGCTGCGGGTCGAGATCCTGCCCGACGGCGGGCATCTGATCGAGTTCAGTCGGGCTCAGCTGGACATTGCCCCGCCCCAGGGCAGGGTGCCACGGCCGGGCAAGCCAGCCCTGGAGGTGCGCACCTACTGGGATCTGGACCGGCGGCTCGACGACCTGGACCGGGAGGGCATCAACCAACAGGTGCTCATCTTTCATACCTCACACCTCTTTTATGGGGCTGACGCCCAGGTCGCGGTTCAGACCGCCCGGAGGTTCAACGACGGCGTGGCCGAGATGATATCCAGTTGCCGGGCTCCGGGCCGGTATCTGGGCGCCGTCCATCTGCCCTTACAGGACCCCCAGGCTGCGGCCGATGAGGCCGAGCGGGCGATTAAAGAGCTGCACATGCCGGCCGTCGTGATCGGAACCAATGTCCGGGGAAAGAATCTGGATCTGCCGGAATTCTGGCCGTTTTTCGCCCGGATGAATGATTTGCAGGCGCCCATCATCGTGCACTCGGACGGGCTGTCGCCGTTTCAGACCCACATCGCCGCCGGGGAACGGCTGGGCTGGGCAGAGCGCAGTCCGTTTGCCGGGGACTATCCGGTGTGGTGGATGCTCGGCCATCCGTTTGAGCACATGATTGCGATTGCCCGCATCATCTACAGCGGGCTGTTGGATCGCTATCCCAATCTGCGCTTCATTTTTGAGGAGGGAAATGTTGGCTACGCGATCTATCTGTTTGACCGTCTGGAGTCCGGCTGGGAGTTTGGCGAGCAGCTGTTTGGCCCACGGGTGCATCTCAAGCCGCCCAAGAAACGGCCGCTGGAGTACCTGGAACATTTCCACTGGGCGGTCGAGTCCGAGGATTCGATGATTGGCGAGGTGATTAAACGCTGGGGCGCCGAGCGTATCCTGTTCAGCACCGACTATCCACATCCCGACTCACCCTGGCCGGACAGTGTCAAAGAGATGCAGGAGGCGATCACCTTTTGCTCGGCCGAAGATCAGGCCAAGGTGCTGGGCGGCAATGCGGCGCGCCTGCTGGGGGTGTGA